One genomic region from Colletes latitarsis isolate SP2378_abdomen chromosome 10, iyColLati1, whole genome shotgun sequence encodes:
- the LOC143346800 gene encoding uncharacterized protein LOC143346800 translates to MFMIWDPEIQRHYWTASFFLPVGIIFILVLVLLLMILFKRCPQMVVAIVMLIFGITLIFAALLSIYHEPIYA, encoded by the exons ATGTTCATGATTTGGG ATCCCGAAATACAGAGACATTATTGGACAGCATCTTTTTTTCTACCTGTTGGAATAATTTTCATACTTGTTCTGGTGCTTCTTTTAATG ATTTTATTCAAAAGATGCCCACAAATGGTCGTGGCGATTGTCATGTTAATTTTTGGTATTACTCTTATATTTGCGGCATTGTTATCAATCTATCATGAACCAATTTACGCTTGA
- the Nup160 gene encoding nuclear pore complex protein Nup160 → MEEFPLGYREVVPDQTVSEKWNVITLNTGGSQSTLEDIKVPERTGGYSYKDCSKFFTRNRFIYWRISHNVLELVEHSLDINLTNCRVRYKFTDTPILDGISIHETANTVIILVVTVSSVHKLTFPHPERIYKNEHSLSTYKDLGVQSIFNDASAQSMKKTKEEPHMFHVITSAGTTNSPVPHAAASWFIPPQEALFALAYNSGTILLLKLDIKTGLVHTIELKQDSIVPRFLSGIATAFRGRNSEAHVATSLVIHNCGSDTYLFALCREGNIRMWSCNKTQCIAVTDATIDNRIASQGAQGHMMRKALGPDNVLYLGIFLKFSTRCEFCILKPVQNNGIFKFERLYTRFAQDQHLVDFSFTTTQLWAVWRTTDMDTVEVTHAQISLNGARVNSEWETTILEQTPDRDNILSDLDTNLNPRRTYINYIFHPGKFSLADITKALNIHRRPNKIVRTPKKTLTCQRSTEDKIFSLDELKKRVCIAVEAMIQAEVVDYELMDEDYLKIANRCWSKFYSYVIQYHANGTRPVGLLLLPSVYGVILLKKSSFSLLRPMEALEYLMFCNEKSYMSRFKTTPVLSQDEDICQDLITLMSVLVLLEEQLSEETKMVIKKELYHLKSPDTIIDELLSKLMLESEEPISNFITHHPSCHRLSNIRDISSAIAMLLEALTYDFGQPNKLQLNEDHDASKMLPNINHFFDSQLGISAISKSVAQITQLRFSICRNLLILQQMILLRPELFDSRSLHSIKSSLAPRTVVLTQAYYVVTWICESTALPTLAQSLLDSNIRRLTLLKLVDSRINVGFRNHQSSSLLELFIQSNGAKHAHNLMVHTNLDATTLVSWHYGMLTHITLIAQLIWPRSGNFIFPEWLLSSCQFLVVQEYVRLLNTWCEWNSASRKFILAVALLEMGEAQKACDHFLRASGGILTDPFLIDTLLKSNESLDSNSLIQYYLKVIKLFEEYNAADCIIELAETAILMADKNDPNLPTLHSIVFTQYLNLGHHTEAYNCLNSNPDTARRVDCLRQLVVTLFERKKLIDLISFPYVDMYEDLERIVEGRARSMDLMENNYYNFLYSFHINKGNMRKAASVMYEQAMRLSQESQSVPIVSRQAHCLLACINALHLVSDKYRWIVRPVIDQNYPEELKYQDSHTRGGTCKIKKQVEVLELSDIKKEYYVVDARLKISKINSELHIVAHAGPSELIIILSTIGLYTTALHLCDQFKINKSSVLESLTLQCIRLCRREDSNAWDWLIQNDIFDIGLSNTNITNTAWKLLEHLTLKHEKDGSSELHKAVSKKLLQEGAFIPQWLLMSYKKRNAAELLRLMLNTGRILEAGNLAVEYINAVLGTGKEHFGLETYLTSVAPAVWLPFNTLEVLLYELKETSTSTNNKIFSEGYQKLQEALNAYEQKVIRVSEDMIKIKLNNKKR, encoded by the exons ATGGAAGAATTTCCATTAGGATACCGAGAAGTTGTACCGGATCAGACAGTATCGGAAAAATGGAATGTAATCACGTTAAACACAG GAGGAAGTCAAAGTACATTAGAAGATATAAAAGTGCCAGAAAGAACTGGTGGATATTCCTACAAGGATTGCTCAAAATTTTTTACTCgcaatcgttttatttattgGCGCATTTCACACAATGTACTTGAATTAGTTGAACACAGTTTAGATATTAATTTGACTAACTGTAGAGTAAGATACAAATTTACCGATACACCAATTTTGGATGGTATTTCAATACATGAAACAGCTAATACAGTTATTATATTAGTAGTAACTGTTTCTAGTGTTCATAAACTAACGTTTCCTCATCCTgaaagaatttataaaaat GAACATTCGCTAAGTACATACAAGGATCTAGGTGTACAATCAATATTCAATGATGCATCTGCACAAAGTATGAAGAAAACAAAAGAGGAACCTCATATGTTTCATGTAATTACAAGTGCAGGAACTACAA ATTCTCCAGTGCCTCATGCAGCTGCATCATGGTTTATACCACCCCAAGAAGCACTATTTGCTCTTGCTTATAATTCAGGAACTATACTTCTCTTGAAATTAGATATTAAGACTGGTCTAGTACATACTATCGAATTAAAGCAAGATTCAATTGTGCCAAGATTTCTCAGTGGCATAGCAACTGCTTTCAGAGGTCGTAATTCTGAAGCTCATGTGGCTACGTCCTTAGTAATACATAATTGCGGAAGTGATACGTATTTGTTCGCTTTGTGTCGCGAGGGTAATATTCGTATGTGGTCCTGTAATAAAACTCAATGCATAGCTGTGACTGATGCAACAATTGATAATCGTATTGCATCTCAGGGTGCACAGGGTCATATGATGAGAAAAGCATTAGGTCCTGATAATGTATTATATTTGgggatttttttaaaatttagtaCTAGGTGCgaattttgtattttaaaacCAGTTCAGAATAATGGCATATTTAAATTCGAGAGATTATATACAAGATTTGCACAAGAT CAACATTTAGTCGACTTTTCTTTCACAACTACTCAATTGTGGGCAGTATGGAGAACTACTGATATGGATACTGTTGAAGTCACACACGCACAAATATCCTTAAATGGTGCACGCGTTAATTCTGAATGGGAAACAACGATTttagagcaaacaccagacagaGATAACATTCTCAGTGATCTCGACACTAACCTTAACCCTAGACGTACATATATTAATTACATCTTCCATCCTGGGAAATTTTCGTTGGCCGATATCACAAAGGCATTGAATATCCATAGGAGGCCCAACAAAATTGTCAGGACTCCCAAGAAGACCCTTACTTGTCAAAGGAGCACAGAAGACAAAATTTTTTCTCTCGATGAATTAAAAAAACGTGTGTGTATTGCAGTGGAAGCAATGATACAAGCTGAAGTTGTGGATTATGAGCTTATGGATGAAGATTACTTGAAAATTGCCAATCGCTGTTGGTCAAAATTTTATTCCTATGTCATACAGTATCATGCCAATGGTACCAGACCTGTAGGACTTTTATTACTACCAAGCGTTTACGGAGTGATTCTACTTAAAAAATCTTCATTCTCGCTTTTAAGACCAATGGAAGCTTTGGAATATTTGATGTTCTGCAATGAGAAATCGTATATGTCTCGGTTCAAAACTACGCCCGTTTTATCACAAGACGAAGATATATGTCAAGACCTGATTACGCTGATGTCGGTATTAGTATTGTTAGAGGAACAATTGTCCGAGGAAACTAAAATGGTGATAAAGAAAGAATTATATCATTTAAAAAGTCCAGACACCATTATAGATGAATTATTGTCGAAGTTGATGCTAGAGTCAGAAGAACCTATTAGTAATTTTATTACGCATCATCCAAGTTGCCACAGATTATCAAATATTAGAGATATATCCAGTGCCATAGCGATGTTGTTGGAAGCATTAACGTACGACTTTGGTCAACCAAATAAGTTACAACTTAATGAAGATCATGATGCTTCAAAAATGTTACCTAACATAAATCACTTTTTTGATAGTCAATTGGGAATCTCAGCAATATCGAAGAGTGTGGCCCAAATAACGCAGTTGAGATTTTCAATCTgtagaaatcttttaattttacaACAAATGATACTCTTACGACCAGAGTTGTTTGATTCGCGGTCATTACATTCCATAAAATCATCATTAGCACCCAGAACAGTAGTATTAACGCAAGCTTATTATGTTGTAACATGGATATGCGAGTCCACGGCACTACCAACACTCGCGCAATCGTTGCT agACTCCAATATACGACGTCTAACGTTGTTGAAACTTGTTGATTCGAGAATAAACGTGGGATTCAGGAACCATCAATCATCGTCGTTGTTAGAATTATTTATACAAAGTAACGGTGCGAAACATGCTCACAATTTGATGGTTCATACAAATTTGGATGCAACTACTTTGGTATCGTGGCATTACGGCATGCTAACACATATTACCCTCATCGCACAACTTAT ATGGCCAAGATCTGGAAACTTTATTTTCCCCGAATGGTTATTATCTAGTTGCCAATTCTTAGTCGTTCAAGAATATGTGAGACTTTTGAATACATGGTGCGAATGGAACAGCGCGTCAAGGAAATTTATATTGGCAGTTGCGTTGCTTGAAATGGGAGAAGCGCAAAAAGCTTGTGATCATTTCCTACGAGCTTCTGGGGGAATTTTGACTGATCCATTTCTAATTGACACCTTACTCAAGTCTAACGAATCATTGGATAGTAATTCGTTAATTCAATACTATCTAAAAGTCATCAAACTGTTTGAGGAATATAATGCTGCTGATTGTATTATAGAACTCGCTGAAACAGCTATATTAATGGCTGACAAAAACGATCCTAATTTACCAACACTCCATTCTATAGTGTTTACACAATATTTGAACCTGGGTCACCACACCGAGGCTTACAACTGTCTAAATTCAAACCCAGATACTGCACGTAGAGTGGATTGTTTAAGACAATTAGTAGTAACTTTATTCGAGAGAAAAAAGTTGatagatttaatttcatttccataTGTGGATATGTATGAAGATCTTGAAAGAATAGTAGAGGGTAGAGCCCGGAGCATGGATCTTATggaaaataattattacaatttcTTGTACAGTTTTCACATAAATAAAGGAAACATGCGTAAAG CTGCTTCTGTAATGTATGAACAAGCTATGCGTTTAAGCCAGGAATCACAATCTGTTCCTATTGTATCAAGGCAAGCTCACTGTTTATTAGCGTGCATTAATGCATTGCACCTTGTATCAGATAAATATAGATGGATTGTTAGACCTGTTATCGATCAAAATTATCCAGAGGAACTAAAGTATCAAGATTCACATACAAGGGGTGGCACTTGCAAAATAAAGAAGCAGGTCGAAGTTCTTGAATTAAGCGACATAAAGAAGGAATATTATGTAGTAGACGCCAGATTGAAAatatcgaaaataaattcagaaTTACACATCGTCGCGCACGCTGGTCCCTCAGAACTGATCATTATTTTGTCGACTATTGGTTTATACACGACAGCATTACATCTCTGTGATCAATTTAAAATCAATAAAAGTTCGGTACTTGAAAGTCTGACCTTGCAGTGTATACGATTATGTCGGAGGGAAGATTCAAATGCTTGGGACTGGCTTATTCAAAATGACATATTTGACATTGGCTTATCTAATACAAATATTACAAATACTGCTTGGAAATTATTGGAGCATTTAACgttaaaacacgaaaaagacggaTCTAGTGAATTGCATAAAGCGGTTTCCAAAAAGTTACTTCAAGAAGGAGCATTTATACCTCAATGGTTATTAATGTCGTATAAg AAACGAAATGCTGCGGAGCTTCTCCGTCTCATGTTAAACACTGGTAGAATATTAGAAGCTGGCAATTTAGCAGTTGAATACATTAATGCAGTTTTAGGCACTGGTAAAGAACATTTTGGACTTGAAACATATTTGACATCCGTAGCTCCAGCAGTTTGGTTACCATTCAATACATTAGAAGTACTTTTGTATGAATTGAAAGAAACTAGTACTAGCACaaacaataaaattttttctgag GGTTACCAAAAGTTGCAAGAAGCATTAAATGCCTATGAACAGAAAGTAATAAGGGTATCAGAGGAtatgattaaaataaaattaaataacaagAAACGCTAG
- the Pont gene encoding ruvB-like helicase pontin, translating to MKIEEVKSTAKTQRISAHTHIKGLGLDENGIAIQTAAGLVGQEMAREAAGIVVDMIKSKKMAGRAVLLAGPPGTGKTAIALAIAQELGNKVPFCPMVGSEVYSSEIKKTEVLMENFRRAIGLRIKETKEVYEGEVTELTPVETENPMGGYGKTVSHVVIGLKTAKGTKQLKLDPAIYESLQKEKVETGDVIYIEANNGAVKRQGRSDNFATEFDLEAEEYVPLPKGDVHKKKEVIQDVTLHDLDVANAKPQGGQDIMSMMGQLMKPKKTEITDKLRKEINKVVNKYIDQGIAELVPGVLFIDEVHMLDIETFTYLHRALESAIAPIVIFATNRGRCVIRGTEDIVSPHGIPLDLLDRLLIIRTLPYSRAEIEQIVKLRAMTEGLQIEDEALATLGELGTKTTLRYVVQLLTPAALTAKVNERTIVKKEDVKEVGSLFLDAKSSAKILTQNKDKYMK from the exons ATGAAGATCGAAGAAGTAAAAAGTACTGCCAAGACTCAAAGAATTTCAGCTCACACGCATATAAAAGGTTTAGGCCTTGATGAAAATGGGATAGCAATACAGACTGCGGCAGGCCTCGTCGGTCAGGAAATGGCTCGCGAG GCTGCTGGGATAGTGGTTGATATGATAAAATCTAAGAAGATGGCTGGTCGAGCAGTATTATTAGCTGGCCCACCCGGTACAGGGAAAACTGCAATTGCGCTTGCCATTGCTCAAGAGTTAGGCAACAAAGTACCATTCTGTCCTATGGTGGGCTCAGAAGTCTATAGTTCTGAGATAAAGAAAACAGAAGTCCTTATGGAGAACTTTAGACGAGCTATTGGTCTGAGAATTAAAGAAActaaagaagtatatgaaggagAAGTGACAGAATTGACTCCCGTTGAAACAGAAAATCCAATGGGTGGATATGGGAAAACAGTGTCTCATGTGGTTATTGGACTTAAAACtgctaaaggtacaaaacagttAAAGTTGGATCCTGCCATATATGAGTCTCTGCAGAAAGAGAAGGTAGAAACAGGAGATGTGATTTACATCGAAGCAAACAATGGTGCTGTGAAAAGACAAGGCAGAAGTGATAATTTTGCTACAGAGTTTGATTTAGAAGCAGAGGAATATGTCCCTTTACCTAAAGGTGATGTGCACAAGAAGAAAGAAGTAATTCAGGATGTAACATTACATGATTTAGATGTTGCTAATGCCAAGCCACAAGGTGGCCAAGATATTATGTCCATGATGGGTCAATTAATGAAACCTAAGAAAACAGAAATTACAG ATAAATTACGTAAGGAAATAAACAAAGTAGTAAATAAATACATTGACCAAGGAATTGCAGAACTAGTACCAGGAGTTCTGTTTATAGACGAGGTGCACATGTTAGACATAGAAACATTCACTTATCTTCATCGTGCACTGGAAAGTGCCATTGCCCCTATAGTTATTTTTGCTACAAATCGGGGACGCTGTGTAATTAGGGGAACAGAAGATATTGTATCTCCTCATGGAATACCTCTTGATCTTTTAGATAGGTTACTCATTATACGAACACTTCCATACTCCAGAGCAGAAATAGAACAAATAGTTAAGTTAAGAGCTATGACAGAAGGATTGCAAATCGAAGACGAAGCTTTGGCTACCCTTGGCGAACTAGGAACAAAAACAACCCTCAGATACGTCGTACAACTTTTAACACCTGCTGCATTAACAGCAAAAGTAAATGAGAGAACAATCGTTAAAAAAGAAGACGTCAAGGAAGTGGGATCGCTTTTCTTAGATGCAAAGTCCTCTGCCAAAATTCTTACACAAAATAAAGataaatatatgaaataa
- the LOC143346795 gene encoding glycine dehydrogenase (decarboxylating), mitochondrial produces the protein MLHILEMMKSSKLLIKHGVIQYARRLTISNTRTGSIEKLFPQKDEFQVRHIGPREEDQLEMLKTIGYNSLEELTKAAIPAKIFYKEELKIEEPITEYELLKRITNISLKNDIWRSYIGMGYYNCCVPHTILRNIFENPGWTTQYTPYQPEISQGRLEGLLNYQTMICDLTGMEVANASLLDEGTAAAEALALAYRSNKRKKLFVSDKVHPQTISVIATRATSLGLTLEIGNVFQIDTSAKDIAGILVQYPDTIGSIYAFEDIVKKAHADGTLVCVATDLLALAILRPPSEFGADICVGTSQRFGVPLGYGGPHAGFFACRQNLVRLMPGRMIGVTKDANGQDAYRLALQTREQHIRRDKATSNICTAQALLANMSAMYAVYHGSNGIKNIANRVHNLTLTLAKGLENAGNKIENEYFFDTIKVLPKAPIKNIKENATAFKINFRYYDDGVGISLDETTTVQDVNDIYKIFSANVTVEDVCQNEFYMDRNLNKSDFVRTTPFLQHPVFNNHRSETRIVRYMKSLENKDVSLVHSMIPLGSCTMKLNSTTEMMPCSLPGFTDIHPFAPIEQAKGYQQLFAELEEDLCAITGYDNISFQPNSGAQGEYAGLRAIQCYHESNGNKHRRVCLIPISAHGTNPASAQMAGMQVKPILVQKDGSVNIAHLTEIIDKYRETLSCLMITYPSTNGVFEETISDICFMVHQAGGQVYLDGANMNAQVGLCRPGDYGSDVSHLNLHKTFCIPHGGGGPGMGPIGVKRHLTPFLPTHPIINCSGNGNNNVKQSGTVSAAPFGSSAILPISWAYIKMMGPKGLRKATQVAILNANYMSKRLEKFYKTLYKGNTELVAHEFILDVRDFKKTANIEAADIAKRLMDYGFHAPTMSWPVAGTLMIEPTESEDKGELDRFCNAFISIRQEISDIENGKLDIVKNPLKMAPHTQEQVISSTWDRPYSRELAAFPSSFVKGSNKIWPSVGRIDDIYGDKNLFCTCPPILPDQ, from the exons ATGTTGCATATATTGGAAATGATGAAgtcttcaaaattattaattaaacatggTGTCATTCAATACGCACGTCGATTAACAATAAGCAATACACGGACAGGAAGTATTGAGAAACTATTTCCACAAAAAGATGAGTTTCAAGTTAGACACATTGGACCGCGAGAAGAGGATCAATTAGAAATGTTGAAAACAATTGGTTATAAC AGTTTGGAAGAATTAACAAAAGCAGCCATTCCAGCTAAAATTTTTTATAAGGAGGAATTAAAAATTGAAGAGCCAATTA CCGAGTATGAATTATTGAAAAGGATCACAAACATTtctttaaagaacgatatatggCGTTCATATATTGGCATGGGATACTACAATTGTTGTGTTCCTCACACCATCTTGagaaatatatttgaaaatccAGGATG GACAACACAATATACACCATACCAGCCAGAGATTTCACAGGGTAGACTTGAAGGTCTACTGAATTATCAAACAATGATATGCGATTTAACAGGAATGGAAGTAGCAAATGCATCTCTCTTGGACGAAGGCACAGCTGCAGCAGAAGCTCTAGCCCTCGCTTATAGAAGCAATAAAAGGAAAAAGTTGTTTGTTTCGGATAAAGTTCATCCTCAGACGATTAGCGTGATTGCTACACGTGCTACTTCTTTGGGTCTCACTTTAGAAATTGGTAATGTTTTTCAAATTGACACCAGCGCGAAGGATATCGCTGGAATACTTGTACAATATCCAGATACAATTGGATCTATTTACGCGTTTGAAGATATTGTGAAGAAAGCACACGCAGATGGT ACACTTGTTTGCGTAGCTACTGATTTGCTCGCTTTAGCAATACTTCGGCCTCCAAGTGAATTTGGAGCTGACATATGTGTCGGAACTAGTCAACGCTTTGGTGTACCGCTTGGATACGGAGGTCCTCACGCTGGATTTTTTGCGTGTCGGCAAAACTTGGTGCGCTTGATGCCTGGTAGAATGATTGGTGTTACGAAAGATGCGAACGGCCAAGACGCGTATCGTTTAGCCCTTCAAACACGCGAACAGCACATTAGAAGAGACAAAGCTACTAGCAATATTTGTACTGCGCAAGCATTGCTAGCAAACATGTCAGCAATGTATGCAGTGTACCATGGATCTAATGGAATAAAGAACATAGCAAATAGAGTGCATAACTTGACTCTAACTCTTGCCAAAGGTTTGGAGAATGCTGGgaataaaatagaaaacgaGTACTTCTTTGATACAATAAAAGTACTGCCTAAGGCgcctataaaaaatataaaagaaaatgcGACTGCGTTTAAAATAAACTTCAG GTATTATGATGATGGGGTTGGTATATCTTTGGATGAAACCACTACAGTACAAGATGTAAATGAtatctataaaatattttccGCGAACGTAACAGTCGAAGATGTATGTCAGAACGAATTTTATATGGATAGAAATCTGAATAAGTCAGATTTTGTTCGCACTACACCGTTTTtgcaacatcctgtatttaataaTCATCGTTCTGAAACAAGAATAGTTCGATATATGAAGTCTTTGGAAAATAAAGACGTGTCCCTTGTGCATAGCATGATACCATTG GGATCCTGTACAATGAAACTGAACTCCACAACAGAAATGATGCCTTGTAGTCTACCAGGTTTCACGGATATTCATCCTTTCGCTCCTATCGAGCAAGCCAAAGGATACCAACAGTTATTTGCAGAACTCGAGGAGGATCTTTGTGCCATAACTGGTTATGACAACATAAGTTTTCAACCAAATAGTGGAGCTCAAGGAGAATATGCTGGCTTAAGGGCCATACAATGCTACCATGAGTCTAATGGAAATAAACATCGACGAGTGTGCTTGATTCCTATCTCTGCCCACGGTACAAATCCTGCCTCTGCTCAGATGGCCGGTATGCAAGTAAAGCCTATTCTGGTACAAAAGGACGGTTCCGTGAATATTGCACATTTAACGGAAATAATTGACAAATACCGAGAAACATTGTCTTGTTTGATGATAACGTATCCATCGACAAATGGTGTGTTCGAAGAGACGATTAGTGATATTTGTTTTATGGTTCATCAGGCTGGAGGTCAAGTGTATCTAGATGGTGCTAATATGAACGCTCAAGTTGGATTGTGTCGGCCAGGTGATTATGGCAGCGACGTTTCACACTTAAACTTGCATAAAACGTTTTGTATACCTCACGGAGGTGGAGGACCTGGAATGGGGCCTATTGGAGT TAAACGGCATCTTACACCTTTCCTTCCAACTCATCCTATAATTAATTGCTCGGGTAATGGCAATAATAATGTAAAACAATCTGGCACAGTGTCGGCAGCTCCTTTCGGTTCATCGGCTATTTTACCAATTTCATGGGCTTATATTAAGATGATGGGTCCTAAGGGATTAAGAAAGGCTACGCAAGTTGCTATTCTCAATGCCAATTATATGAGTAAAAGATTAGAAAAATTTTACAAGACCTTGTACAAAGGAAATACGGAATTAGTAGCCCATGAATTTATCTTGGATGTAAGGGATTTTAAGAAAACGGCAAATATTGAGGCTGCAGATATAGCGAAAAGATTGATGGATTATGGCTTTCACGCACCGACGATGAGCTGGCCTGTAGCAGGCACGTTAATGATCGAACCAACGGAATCCGAAGACAAGGGAGAATTGGATAGATTTTGCAATGCATTTATTT CTATAAGGCAAGAAATTAGTGATATTGAAAATGGAAAATTAGACATTGTTAAGAATCCTTTAAAAATGGCACCACACACTCAAGAACAAGTAATATCGAGTACATGGGACCGACCATATTCACGGGAATTAGCAGCATTCCCGTct TCATTCGTGAAAGGAAGTAATAAGATTTGGCCAAGTGTTGGAAGAATAGACGATATATATGGCGACAAAAATCTATTCTGTACATGTCCCCCCATTTTACCAGACCAGTAA